One Nostoc punctiforme PCC 73102 DNA window includes the following coding sequences:
- a CDS encoding HAD-IIIC family phosphatase yields MVTINSNTINNVIQEIRELKRSKQIEAEFSRVSHLLKDVETTEEIAQVGQILKNLDYSEIATRYPDVKKVNIALTGNFVLNPIQPFLNYFHLRDNIFPNTYIADYGQYVYEIIDVNSALYEHQPEITVCLLDEHLIFNELVTPWRLLDIQHILQEKLQHLEKLVNQYVNTSSGLLILNTIPLSLNRTNQLLDYKSKAYLSSLWKEFNASLLKLSNQFKSLIVLDIEPFLANATGLSDDRLSQYAKIYMTESLLSNYAFEISKISRVIKGKTRKCLVLDLDNTLWKGILGDDGNEGIEVSDTLVGEAYHQFQLVIKQLADQGIVLAINSKNDIEKVKDVLQNHPKMVLREDDFVNICANWSPKHENLKEISQSLNLGLDSFVFVDDSEFERNLVRSKQPNVTVLELEEDPASYTKTLLTGGWFNTLEITKEDYSRTQKYKTEVKRQEFLGNFDSIDDYLNELELKVKLFAPQQADIVRISQLTLRTNQFNMTTKRYQEGEINQLLDDSSITIIGIESQDRFGDNGIVGCIFTRQPIDKERELYIDNFLLSCRVFSRGIETISLEHILQQAKEAKIEKVYAEYIPSSKNQKVHDFYKKQGFELVEETPQRVLYLRSLTDNIALSVKHINLSSDYRSFTRE; encoded by the coding sequence ATGGTTACTATCAATTCAAATACCATTAATAATGTTATCCAAGAAATTCGTGAACTCAAACGCTCAAAGCAAATAGAAGCTGAATTTTCTAGAGTATCTCATCTTCTCAAGGATGTAGAAACAACTGAAGAAATAGCACAAGTAGGTCAGATTTTGAAAAATCTTGACTACTCGGAAATTGCAACCAGATATCCTGACGTTAAAAAAGTCAATATTGCTTTGACTGGTAATTTTGTTCTCAATCCTATCCAACCTTTTTTGAATTACTTTCACCTGCGTGACAATATATTCCCTAATACTTATATTGCAGACTATGGGCAATATGTCTATGAAATTATTGATGTTAATAGCGCGCTGTATGAACACCAACCAGAAATCACAGTTTGTCTACTTGACGAACATTTGATATTTAATGAATTAGTGACTCCCTGGCGATTATTAGATATTCAGCATATTTTACAAGAGAAGTTGCAACATCTAGAAAAGCTTGTAAATCAATATGTTAATACAAGTTCAGGATTGTTGATTTTAAACACAATTCCTCTCTCACTCAACCGAACTAACCAACTTCTAGATTACAAATCGAAAGCATATTTAAGTAGTCTCTGGAAAGAATTTAACGCTAGTCTCCTCAAGTTATCTAATCAATTCAAAAGTTTAATTGTTCTAGATATTGAGCCTTTTTTAGCAAATGCTACCGGACTATCAGATGACCGTCTAAGTCAATATGCCAAGATATACATGACGGAATCGTTATTATCCAATTATGCTTTTGAGATTAGTAAAATTAGTCGAGTTATCAAAGGAAAAACCCGAAAATGTTTGGTTCTTGACTTAGATAATACTCTCTGGAAAGGTATTCTTGGCGATGATGGTAATGAAGGAATTGAAGTTAGCGATACCTTAGTTGGAGAAGCATATCATCAATTTCAACTTGTTATCAAACAACTTGCAGACCAAGGTATAGTTCTTGCCATTAATAGTAAAAATGACATAGAAAAAGTTAAAGATGTTTTGCAGAATCATCCTAAAATGGTTTTACGAGAAGATGATTTTGTCAACATCTGCGCCAACTGGTCTCCAAAACATGAAAACCTGAAAGAAATTTCTCAATCGCTGAACTTGGGTTTAGATAGTTTTGTCTTTGTTGATGATAGTGAATTTGAACGCAATCTTGTACGTTCCAAACAGCCAAATGTTACGGTGCTGGAACTTGAAGAAGACCCAGCAAGCTACACCAAAACTTTGCTTACAGGAGGTTGGTTCAATACTCTTGAAATCACCAAAGAAGATTACAGCCGGACTCAAAAATATAAAACTGAGGTTAAACGCCAAGAATTTCTCGGAAATTTTGATTCCATAGATGATTACTTGAATGAACTGGAACTGAAAGTGAAGTTGTTCGCACCCCAACAAGCAGATATTGTGCGAATTTCTCAACTCACTTTACGCACCAATCAGTTCAATATGACTACTAAGCGCTATCAAGAGGGAGAAATTAATCAACTTCTTGATGATTCATCTATCACAATTATTGGAATTGAGTCTCAAGACCGGTTTGGAGACAATGGAATTGTTGGCTGTATCTTTACTCGCCAACCTATCGACAAGGAACGCGAACTTTACATAGATAATTTTCTACTGAGTTGTCGGGTTTTCTCACGAGGGATTGAAACAATTAGCCTAGAACATATTTTACAGCAGGCTAAAGAAGCAAAAATTGAAAAGGTTTACGCAGAGTATATTCCATCTTCCAAAAATCAGAAAGTCCATGATTTTTATAAAAAGCAAGGCTTTGAACTTGTTGAAGAAACTCCTCAGAGAGTACTTTATCTTCGCTCATTGACAGACAATATTGCTCTTTCTGTTAAGCATATCAATTTATCTTCTGACTA
- a CDS encoding 3-oxoacyl-ACP synthase III family protein: protein MTDAKCTVTIAGLGTFLPGKPVENKQLAEIFNINKDWIEVFIGSKRRYFAVDLVTQETTHTLAEICAHAAKEAIQNSGYSIQDIEFIVMATGTPDFLMPATVNLVAEKLGINLVPTYQLQSGCSGAVQCLDVAQQFLLSGSYKVGLVIGGDICSRFADFNRDFNNMPSGELVNYVLFGDGAGAAVLTSEENKTGFTIEYVLNQLTGLDKEPGQILNWFAVPPAGDTKLPQAVKEDYKAIEKAVPVLAKEILESLMDAVEWELHDIDFILPPQLSGNMSKRIVEFMDIPVEKAVHCVTETGNVANALPFIQLQNLESIMHQGQRAFCITVESSKWIKGGLALSRV from the coding sequence ATGACAGACGCAAAATGCACAGTTACTATCGCTGGGCTAGGCACTTTTTTACCAGGTAAACCAGTTGAAAACAAACAACTTGCAGAAATATTCAATATAAATAAAGATTGGATTGAGGTCTTTATTGGTAGTAAAAGACGGTATTTTGCCGTTGACCTTGTTACCCAAGAAACAACCCATACATTAGCAGAAATATGCGCTCATGCTGCTAAAGAGGCAATTCAAAATTCTGGTTATTCAATCCAAGATATTGAATTTATAGTTATGGCAACAGGCACTCCAGATTTTCTCATGCCTGCTACAGTGAACTTGGTTGCAGAAAAACTAGGAATCAACTTAGTCCCAACATATCAGCTACAATCTGGATGCAGTGGCGCAGTTCAGTGCTTAGATGTCGCCCAGCAATTTTTACTTAGTGGTAGCTACAAAGTTGGTTTAGTAATTGGCGGTGATATTTGCTCTAGATTTGCAGATTTTAACCGTGACTTTAATAATATGCCGTCAGGTGAACTAGTAAATTATGTTTTGTTTGGTGATGGTGCTGGTGCAGCAGTTTTGACAAGCGAAGAGAACAAAACAGGTTTTACAATCGAATACGTGCTGAACCAACTAACAGGTTTAGACAAAGAACCAGGTCAAATACTCAATTGGTTTGCTGTACCTCCAGCAGGTGATACAAAACTTCCACAAGCTGTTAAAGAAGACTATAAAGCTATAGAAAAGGCAGTCCCGGTTTTGGCGAAAGAAATATTGGAATCTCTCATGGATGCAGTGGAATGGGAGTTACATGATATTGATTTTATATTGCCTCCTCAACTTTCAGGAAATATGAGCAAACGCATTGTTGAGTTCATGGATATTCCTGTAGAGAAAGCAGTACATTGCGTTACAGAAACCGGAAATGTAGCTAATGCTTTACCTTTCATTCAGCTGCAAAATTTGGAGTCAATTATGCATCAAGGGCAACGAGCTTTTTGCATTACAGTCGAATCATCCAAATGGATTAAAGGTGGTTTAGCACTATCAAGAGTGTAA
- a CDS encoding 4'-phosphopantetheinyl transferase family protein, translating to MIAVDTVDCLWRPPPTNWSVLGEDVHVWCTFLNQSTSRVETLAELLSQDERTRSERFYLERDKKRYIVGRGLLRTILGSYLGTNASQLQFCYGSHGKPVLAETSGGNTLSFNLSHSHELVLYAVTRQREIGVDIEYMRPISDFEQVAERCFSDREKDVFRKLPQDEKLGAFFNCWTRKEAYLKATGQGLVFPMDQLDVSLSQNEPVQLYSINGDRSTVIRWSLQAFIPALSYVGALAVEGRDWHLKCWQWE from the coding sequence ATGATCGCTGTTGATACTGTTGATTGTCTGTGGCGTCCTCCACCAACAAACTGGTCAGTCTTAGGCGAAGATGTTCATGTTTGGTGTACTTTCCTTAATCAATCAACATCTCGTGTTGAGACCTTAGCAGAATTACTTTCACAAGACGAACGTACCCGATCTGAGCGTTTTTATTTGGAGCGAGATAAAAAGCGTTACATTGTTGGACGCGGGTTACTTCGGACAATTTTAGGCTCTTACTTAGGCACTAATGCCAGCCAATTGCAGTTTTGTTATGGCTCACACGGTAAACCAGTTTTAGCAGAAACATCTGGTGGGAATACATTGAGCTTTAATCTATCTCACTCCCATGAACTTGTTTTGTATGCCGTTACGCGTCAACGAGAAATTGGTGTGGATATTGAATATATGCGCCCTATTTCTGATTTTGAACAAGTTGCTGAACGTTGTTTTTCCGATAGAGAAAAAGATGTCTTTCGTAAACTGCCTCAGGATGAAAAATTAGGAGCATTTTTTAACTGTTGGACTCGGAAAGAAGCTTATCTAAAAGCAACTGGACAGGGACTAGTTTTTCCGATGGATCAATTAGATGTTTCGTTATCACAGAATGAGCCAGTTCAACTTTACAGCATTAATGGCGATCGCTCCACTGTCATCCGTTGGTCTCTCCAAGCATTTATCCCTGCTTTGAGCTATGTAGGTGCCCTGGCTGTAGAAGGACGTGATTGGCATCTTAAATGCTGGCAATGGGAGTAA
- a CDS encoding acyl carrier protein, protein MTFTTNAFRNTELMQFFTDNHNALLEWIQNFGNTKSSEKFSYKKNPQVQLGSAYRQALPFHKLFQTEEVIQGWLVFYLSKLLLVNHSEININLPFEYYGITSLEALRLIHAIEVWLGCRLSIEVVYEYPTVQVLAQHLAQEVECVR, encoded by the coding sequence ATGACATTTACAACCAATGCTTTCAGGAATACTGAATTAATGCAATTTTTCACAGATAATCATAATGCACTACTTGAGTGGATACAAAATTTTGGTAATACGAAGAGTAGCGAAAAATTTTCATACAAGAAAAATCCTCAAGTGCAACTTGGATCTGCTTATCGTCAAGCATTGCCTTTTCATAAACTATTTCAAACAGAGGAAGTTATTCAAGGCTGGTTAGTTTTCTATCTTTCTAAACTGCTGTTAGTAAATCATAGCGAAATCAACATTAATCTGCCTTTTGAATACTACGGCATAACTTCTTTAGAAGCGTTACGTCTGATACATGCCATAGAAGTTTGGCTTGGTTGTCGCCTTTCTATAGAGGTGGTGTATGAGTATCCTACAGTTCAAGTGTTAGCCCAACATTTAGCCCAGGAAGTTGAGTGTGTCCGCTAA